In a single window of the Rhodoferax saidenbachensis genome:
- a CDS encoding HD-GYP domain-containing protein translates to MRKDESDFVDVGQLRIGMYVELDVGWMAHPFPTGSFKISSQKQIETIRGLGLARVRYVPAKSDPDLPHDDATHSLGYNAQASVADAQRQQEQHHEQQLRRQRAELLGAQQRSLVVCEKRFGEATRNYRKTVEQLHSHPQEAAQQCQSMVQNFVCEMLADGDSAIRLLSEAAGDKSSMHPVNVTIVSLLLGKAMGLQETDLVDLGMAAFLHDIGKLNMPDRVRWLEDNFSGAEYKLYQEHVAQSVLVGKSMALSRGALLAIAQHHELIDGSGFPAHIKGEQMSMAARILALVNRYDNLCNPARPAAAMTPHEALALIFAQLKTRFDTVALSAFIRMMGVYPPGSVVQLVDERYAMVVSVNSSRPLRPRIIVHESGVSKDEALILDLEHVPNIGIRRSLKPANLPSAAMDYLSPRQRVCYFFEKAADAPVHEAVA, encoded by the coding sequence ATGAGAAAAGACGAATCCGACTTTGTTGACGTGGGGCAACTGCGCATTGGCATGTACGTTGAGTTGGACGTGGGCTGGATGGCGCATCCCTTTCCCACGGGCAGTTTCAAGATTTCCTCGCAAAAACAGATTGAGACCATCCGTGGTCTGGGCTTGGCCCGTGTGCGCTACGTACCGGCTAAAAGTGACCCCGACTTGCCCCATGATGACGCCACCCACAGCCTGGGCTACAACGCGCAGGCCAGTGTCGCCGACGCACAGCGCCAGCAGGAGCAGCACCACGAGCAACAGCTGCGTCGCCAGCGTGCAGAGCTCCTGGGCGCCCAGCAGCGCAGTTTGGTGGTGTGCGAAAAGCGCTTCGGTGAAGCCACCCGCAACTACCGTAAGACCGTAGAGCAATTGCACTCCCACCCCCAGGAGGCGGCGCAGCAGTGCCAAAGCATGGTGCAGAACTTTGTGTGTGAAATGCTGGCCGATGGCGATTCCGCCATCCGTTTGCTGTCAGAGGCCGCGGGCGACAAATCCTCCATGCATCCGGTCAATGTCACCATTGTTTCCCTGTTGCTGGGCAAGGCCATGGGGCTGCAGGAGACCGATTTGGTCGACCTTGGAATGGCGGCTTTCCTGCACGACATTGGCAAGCTGAACATGCCTGATCGGGTGCGCTGGCTGGAAGACAACTTTTCCGGCGCCGAGTACAAGCTTTACCAGGAGCACGTGGCGCAAAGCGTGCTGGTCGGCAAAAGCATGGCCCTCTCCAGAGGGGCTTTGCTGGCGATTGCCCAGCACCATGAGCTGATCGATGGCAGTGGTTTTCCGGCCCACATCAAGGGCGAGCAAATGAGTATGGCGGCCCGCATTCTGGCGTTGGTCAATCGCTACGACAACCTGTGCAACCCCGCCCGCCCGGCTGCTGCGATGACGCCGCATGAGGCGCTGGCCCTGATCTTTGCGCAACTCAAGACCCGTTTTGATACCGTGGCGCTTAGCGCGTTCATCCGCATGATGGGTGTCTATCCACCCGGCTCGGTGGTGCAACTGGTGGATGAGCGGTATGCAATGGTGGTGTCGGTCAACTCATCACGCCCGCTGCGCCCCCGCATCATCGTGCACGAGAGTGGTGTGTCCAAGGACGAGGCGCTGATCCTGGATCTGGAACATGTGCCCAACATTGGCATCCGCCGAAGCCTCAAACCGGCCAATCTGCCCAGTGCGGCCATGGACTATCTCTCCCCGCGCCAGCGGGTGTGTTATTTCTTCGAAAAAGCAGCCGATGCGCCCGTGCACGAGGCTGTGGCATGA
- a CDS encoding putative bifunctional diguanylate cyclase/phosphodiesterase has protein sequence MTPAPWGGLLDGLLEAVWLVDPRSLRILAVNQVACTLVGMAAQDIIGKPAIEFTATPEDMFFWEDVAAGVADNIHSSTLLRCADGIAIPVERRVSRVRLDADEPVFLVGLHDLRPQQQVEQELENRLAELRATLESTGDGILVTDLYGRVRNYNHSFVTLWGVPEAVLEAPGDQPLFAHLAGSMQDPKGYFQRLQQIHADPTLEVRDVLVLQSGRLIERFTRPQTSHGRTLGRVFAFSDITERHEAQKRIETLAYTDVLTGLPNRLLLGQRADLALRMAQRHGGTFAILFVDLDRFKNINDSLGHGFGDRVLIEVAARIQQGLREVDTLCRPGGDEFLVFLQEADALGAEIGARRILQALSQPFDMDGMNFTMGCSIGVAMYPEDGKTLDTLIQCADTAMYRVKERGRGNFRFYQPQMNVDLLSRMKMDHAMRLGLEQGLFSLHYQPQVSLVDGGLLGAEALVRWTDADLGQVPPATFIPLAEETGFIIAIGNWVLAEAVRQAVAWQTSGKPVVVSVNVSALQFQQPDFVDRVADTIRQAGLEPALLELELTESILIRDANETLARLHALADLGLSLAIDDFGTGYSSLAYLKKFPISKLKIDRAFVMGLPQDESDRAIVSATIGMARALKMTVVAEGVETEAQRDYLRGLDCESFQGFLCAPGLPAAEFEVLAASLPRGTVGPLL, from the coding sequence ATGACGCCAGCGCCGTGGGGTGGCCTACTCGATGGGTTGCTCGAAGCGGTATGGTTGGTAGACCCCAGGAGCCTGCGTATCCTGGCGGTGAACCAAGTGGCCTGCACGCTCGTGGGCATGGCCGCACAGGACATCATCGGCAAGCCCGCGATTGAATTCACGGCCACCCCGGAAGACATGTTTTTCTGGGAAGACGTGGCTGCTGGCGTAGCGGACAACATCCACTCCAGCACTTTGCTGCGCTGCGCGGATGGCATCGCCATTCCCGTGGAACGCCGCGTCAGTCGCGTGCGCCTGGACGCGGATGAGCCCGTGTTTCTGGTTGGCTTGCACGATCTGCGCCCACAGCAGCAGGTCGAACAGGAGCTGGAGAACCGCCTGGCCGAACTGCGTGCTACGCTGGAGTCCACTGGCGACGGTATTCTTGTCACAGACCTGTATGGCCGCGTGCGCAACTACAACCACAGTTTTGTCACGCTGTGGGGCGTGCCCGAGGCCGTGCTGGAAGCCCCGGGGGACCAGCCCCTGTTCGCCCATCTGGCTGGCAGCATGCAGGACCCTAAGGGTTATTTTCAGCGTCTGCAGCAGATCCATGCCGACCCGACACTGGAAGTGCGCGATGTGCTGGTACTGCAGTCGGGCCGCCTGATAGAACGCTTTACCCGACCCCAGACCAGCCACGGCCGCACGCTCGGGCGGGTGTTTGCGTTCAGTGACATTACCGAGCGGCACGAGGCCCAAAAACGCATTGAAACGCTGGCCTATACCGACGTTCTGACCGGCCTGCCCAACCGACTGTTGCTGGGCCAGCGCGCCGATCTGGCCCTGCGCATGGCACAGCGCCATGGGGGAACCTTCGCCATCCTGTTTGTCGATCTGGACCGCTTCAAGAACATCAACGACTCACTGGGCCATGGGTTTGGCGACCGCGTGCTGATCGAGGTGGCGGCGCGCATTCAACAAGGTCTGCGGGAGGTGGACACCCTGTGCCGACCTGGTGGGGATGAATTCCTGGTGTTCTTGCAGGAGGCCGACGCCCTGGGTGCAGAAATCGGGGCCCGCCGCATTCTGCAAGCACTGTCCCAGCCCTTTGACATGGACGGCATGAACTTCACCATGGGCTGCAGCATCGGTGTTGCCATGTACCCGGAAGACGGCAAGACGCTGGACACCTTGATCCAGTGCGCCGATACCGCCATGTACCGCGTGAAAGAGCGGGGCCGCGGCAACTTCCGCTTCTACCAGCCACAGATGAATGTAGACCTGCTCTCGCGCATGAAGATGGACCATGCCATGCGCCTGGGGCTGGAGCAAGGCCTGTTCAGCCTGCACTACCAGCCACAGGTCTCCCTGGTGGATGGTGGCCTGCTGGGCGCCGAAGCGCTGGTGCGCTGGACCGATGCCGATTTGGGCCAGGTGCCGCCTGCCACCTTTATTCCGCTGGCCGAAGAAACCGGTTTCATCATCGCCATTGGCAACTGGGTGCTGGCAGAAGCGGTGCGCCAGGCGGTTGCCTGGCAGACCAGCGGCAAACCCGTGGTGGTGTCGGTGAATGTGTCGGCACTGCAGTTCCAGCAGCCCGATTTTGTGGATCGGGTGGCTGACACCATCCGCCAGGCAGGGCTGGAGCCTGCGCTGCTGGAGCTGGAACTCACCGAATCCATCCTGATCCGTGATGCCAATGAAACCTTGGCACGCCTGCATGCACTGGCCGATCTGGGTCTGAGCCTGGCCATTGATGACTTTGGCACGGGTTACTCCAGCCTGGCCTACCTGAAGAAGTTTCCGATTTCCAAACTCAAGATTGACCGCGCCTTTGTCATGGGCTTGCCCCAGGACGAGAGTGACCGTGCAATTGTGAGCGCCACCATTGGCATGGCGCGTGCGCTCAAAATGACGGTGGTGGCCGAGGGTGTGGAAACCGAAGCCCAGCGGGACTACCTGCGTGGGCTGGACTGCGAGTCCTTTCAGGGCTTCCTGTGTGCGCCGGGCTTGCCGGCCGCAGAGTTTGAGGTGCTGGCTGCCAGCCTGCCGCGTGGCACGGTGGGGCCGCTGCTGTAA
- a CDS encoding sulfite exporter TauE/SafE family protein gives MHFDPVLILELAALGLATGFMAGLLGIGGGMLIGPFMTLIMSGQGVPADLAVKMAIATSMATIMFTSISSVRAHHKRGAVRWDIVKGLAPGIVIGGAIGSMGIFALLKGTTLALIFATFIGFSATQMFLDKKPKPGNAMPGTVGMVGAGGVIGLISGLVGAGGGFISVPFMVAHNVAIINAVATSAALGFPIALANAVGYSISGQGTPGLPAWSLGFIWLPALLVIASCSVLTAPLGAKLAHSLPVAKLKRVFAGVLYALAAYMLWKGLHG, from the coding sequence ATGCATTTCGATCCTGTGCTGATTCTTGAACTGGCCGCACTGGGCCTGGCCACCGGTTTCATGGCCGGTCTGCTGGGCATTGGCGGTGGCATGCTGATCGGCCCGTTCATGACGCTGATCATGTCGGGCCAGGGCGTGCCGGCCGATCTGGCAGTGAAGATGGCGATTGCCACCTCCATGGCCACCATCATGTTCACCTCCATCTCCAGCGTGCGGGCCCACCACAAACGTGGCGCAGTACGCTGGGACATCGTCAAGGGCCTGGCGCCAGGCATCGTGATCGGCGGCGCCATCGGCAGCATGGGAATTTTTGCCTTGCTCAAGGGCACAACACTGGCGCTGATTTTTGCCACTTTCATTGGTTTCTCGGCCACGCAAATGTTTCTGGACAAGAAGCCCAAGCCGGGCAACGCCATGCCGGGCACCGTCGGTATGGTGGGCGCGGGCGGCGTGATTGGGCTGATCTCCGGTCTGGTGGGCGCGGGCGGCGGCTTTATCAGCGTGCCATTCATGGTGGCACACAACGTGGCCATCATCAATGCGGTGGCCACCAGTGCGGCGCTGGGCTTTCCGATTGCGCTGGCGAATGCCGTGGGTTACTCCATCAGTGGCCAGGGCACACCGGGCTTGCCCGCGTGGTCATTGGGCTTTATCTGGCTGCCTGCGTTGTTAGTCATCGCCAGTTGCAGTGTGCTCACCGCGCCGCTGGGCGCCAAACTGGCGCACAGCCTGCCTGTGGCCAAACTCAAACGGGTGTTTGCCGGAGTGCTGTATGCACTGGCCGCCTACATGTTGTGGAAAGGCCTGCACGGCTGA
- a CDS encoding cell division protein ZapA yields MKQLEVQIMGQSYLLGCPEGGETKLLEAVERVDSAMCKIRDAGKVRARDRIAVLAALNLAFDLPERAPAAAAGTSDVLASETAPAVARSTEHAGDPDLLLTSLLERLDEALGEDGRLL; encoded by the coding sequence ATGAAACAGCTCGAAGTTCAAATCATGGGGCAAAGCTACCTGCTGGGCTGCCCCGAAGGTGGCGAAACCAAACTGCTCGAAGCCGTGGAGCGTGTGGACTCCGCCATGTGCAAGATCCGCGACGCCGGCAAGGTGCGTGCACGTGACCGCATTGCGGTGCTGGCTGCCCTGAACCTGGCCTTTGACCTGCCAGAACGTGCACCCGCCGCTGCGGCAGGCACAAGCGATGTACTGGCCAGTGAAACGGCGCCAGCCGTGGCCCGCTCGACGGAACATGCCGGAGACCCTGACCTGCTGTTGACCTCGCTGCTGGAACGCCTGGACGAAGCGCTGGGTGAAGACGGCCGTTTACTTTAA
- the zapB gene encoding cell division protein ZapB, whose protein sequence is MSNQTQIDQIADRVERLLVRYEELQRTNALLSDQVDALAQERDSLKSRLGAARARVDALLERLPEATTAQKDPS, encoded by the coding sequence ATGTCGAACCAGACCCAAATCGACCAAATTGCCGACCGCGTGGAACGCCTGCTGGTGCGCTACGAAGAGTTGCAGCGCACCAATGCACTGCTCTCCGACCAGGTGGACGCGCTGGCACAGGAACGTGATTCGCTGAAATCCCGCTTGGGTGCTGCGCGGGCGCGCGTCGATGCCCTGCTGGAGCGGCTCCCTGAAGCCACTACGGCACAAAAAGACCCATCATGA
- a CDS encoding TonB-dependent receptor domain-containing protein, giving the protein MLLAFSALAQSESVAVLKDVVVTATRSETLANAVISDVTVVTRDDIEKGSGRSVSELLARMAGVQMASNGGLGKNSSIFIRGTETRHVLLLVDGVRYGSATSGTPNFDTIPLEMIERIEVLKGPASALYGSDAVGGVIQIFTRKGGTGFHPYASVTAGEADRAELSTGFTGGEEQFSYSLGVQTLEENGFSSTNRRIGGTATTGFNADRDGFSQKAVNASMGWKLTKDWKIDATGLQTEGVNHYDGGTNPFDVRTEFVTSVKKLGLQGQLTSAWKSRVEGAVSTDKATSLTSTSTSQFDTEQEQWSWQNEVATPLGLVFAGLDSLREKVSGTQAYAVSNRTTDSAFVGVSGDAGAHSWQANTRQDRNSQFGNANTGLLAYGYRVTPDLRLRGSYGTSFKVPSFNSLYWVSSGFNGNPTTQPETGENAELGATLALGDQLLSLTHYQNRIKGFITTQPAVSNIPYVRIDGWTLALEGAVGAWDYRTSLDMLDARNEANGLKLIRRPDAQVTASASYAVGEWRLGASWLVASEAFDDAANTKPLGGYGTVDVHARKAVGKDWFVEGNVVNLGDKFYQTALGYNQPGRSAYITLRYQPK; this is encoded by the coding sequence TTGTTGTTGGCATTCTCTGCGCTCGCGCAAAGTGAAAGCGTAGCGGTGCTCAAAGACGTGGTCGTTACGGCCACGCGTTCTGAAACCTTGGCCAATGCCGTCATCAGCGACGTGACCGTGGTCACGCGTGATGATATTGAAAAGGGCAGCGGCCGCTCGGTCAGTGAACTGCTGGCCCGCATGGCGGGTGTGCAGATGGCTTCCAACGGGGGCTTGGGCAAAAATTCCAGCATCTTCATTCGCGGCACGGAAACCCGCCATGTGCTGCTGCTGGTGGACGGCGTGCGTTATGGCTCTGCCACATCCGGTACGCCCAACTTTGACACCATCCCTCTGGAGATGATCGAACGCATTGAAGTGCTCAAGGGACCCGCCTCAGCCCTGTATGGCAGTGACGCCGTGGGCGGTGTGATCCAGATCTTCACGCGCAAGGGCGGCACAGGATTCCACCCCTATGCCAGCGTGACAGCGGGGGAGGCAGACCGTGCAGAACTGTCTACCGGTTTCACTGGCGGTGAGGAGCAATTTTCCTATTCGTTGGGCGTGCAGACGCTGGAAGAGAATGGTTTTTCCTCCACCAATCGGCGTATCGGCGGCACGGCCACCACCGGGTTCAACGCAGACCGCGACGGGTTTTCACAAAAAGCCGTCAACGCGTCCATGGGCTGGAAGCTCACCAAGGACTGGAAAATTGACGCGACCGGTTTGCAGACCGAAGGTGTGAACCATTACGATGGCGGCACCAACCCTTTTGATGTGCGCACAGAATTTGTCACCTCGGTGAAAAAACTGGGTCTGCAGGGCCAACTGACCTCCGCGTGGAAATCCCGGGTGGAAGGTGCGGTCAGTACCGACAAAGCCACCTCCCTGACCAGTACCTCCACCAGCCAGTTCGACACCGAGCAGGAGCAATGGAGTTGGCAAAACGAGGTGGCTACACCACTGGGCCTGGTGTTTGCCGGACTGGACTCTCTTCGCGAGAAGGTCAGCGGCACACAGGCCTATGCCGTATCGAATCGCACCACGGACTCTGCCTTTGTGGGTGTCAGCGGTGATGCCGGCGCACACAGCTGGCAGGCCAATACCCGGCAGGACCGCAACTCCCAGTTTGGCAATGCAAACACCGGGCTGCTGGCCTACGGCTACCGCGTGACCCCTGATCTGCGCTTGCGCGGCTCTTACGGCACCAGCTTCAAGGTACCGAGCTTCAACAGCCTGTACTGGGTCAGTAGCGGTTTCAATGGCAACCCGACGACACAACCCGAAACAGGCGAGAACGCAGAACTGGGCGCCACCCTGGCGCTGGGCGACCAACTGTTGAGCTTGACGCACTACCAAAATCGCATCAAAGGCTTCATCACCACCCAGCCTGCGGTGAGCAATATTCCCTATGTGCGTATCGACGGCTGGACGCTGGCGCTGGAAGGCGCCGTGGGAGCCTGGGATTACCGGACGTCGCTGGACATGCTCGACGCGCGCAACGAAGCCAATGGCCTGAAACTCATACGCCGCCCGGACGCACAGGTCACTGCTTCTGCCAGTTACGCTGTCGGCGAGTGGCGTCTGGGCGCGTCCTGGCTGGTGGCGTCAGAGGCGTTTGACGATGCTGCCAACACCAAGCCCCTGGGTGGTTATGGCACGGTGGATGTGCATGCCCGCAAGGCCGTTGGCAAAGACTGGTTTGTGGAGGGCAATGTGGTCAACTTGGGCGACAAGTTTTACCAAACGGCCTTGGGGTACAACCAGCCAGGACGCAGTGCATACATCACCTTGCGTTACCAACCCAAGTAA
- a CDS encoding cobyrinate a,c-diamide synthase, with protein MSNVSCPAILVAAPASGQGKTTITSALARLHTRQGRRVRVFKCGPDFLDPYWHTLASGAPVHQLDLWMTGEVDCRARLHAAAQGADLILVEGVMGLFDGEPSAADLAQRFGLPVLAVVDASAMAGTFGALAFGLQHYRSNMPWAGVLANRVASARHAEMLQGSVAAEQWMGAVMRNAAMSLPERHLGLTVASEVVDAMERLDAAADALAETPLGQMTLDDLQRWSVDFAALEVAPGARATERSASCPPPAVQAPPLPAQNALPPGLLPLRGTTIAIARDAAFCFIYAANLDTLRALGAELVFFSPLVDTALPVCDALWIPGGYPELHAQTISANTALRDSLAAHIAAGKPVWAECGGMMALFDTLVTADGQRYAQWGLLPGEVTMHKRLAALGPQQLALDSGTLRGHTFHYSTTATPLQAVTRTSRPNAVPTPDVGEALWQQGAVRASYFHAWFPSCPGAVVALFTASVEVTA; from the coding sequence TTGTCAAACGTGTCGTGTCCCGCCATCCTCGTCGCGGCCCCGGCTTCCGGCCAGGGCAAGACGACCATCACGTCCGCTTTGGCGCGTCTGCACACGCGCCAGGGGCGGCGGGTGCGGGTGTTCAAGTGCGGGCCCGATTTTCTGGACCCGTACTGGCACACCCTGGCCAGCGGCGCGCCGGTGCACCAACTTGACCTGTGGATGACGGGTGAAGTCGATTGCCGCGCGCGCCTGCATGCGGCGGCGCAGGGGGCGGACCTGATCCTTGTGGAAGGCGTGATGGGCCTGTTTGACGGCGAGCCCAGTGCGGCGGATCTCGCGCAGCGCTTTGGCCTGCCGGTGCTGGCAGTGGTGGATGCCTCAGCCATGGCTGGCACCTTTGGCGCGCTGGCGTTTGGGCTGCAGCACTACCGGTCCAACATGCCCTGGGCCGGTGTGTTGGCCAACCGCGTGGCCAGCGCGCGCCACGCAGAGATGCTGCAGGGCAGTGTGGCTGCCGAGCAGTGGATGGGTGCGGTCATGCGCAATGCCGCGATGAGTCTGCCCGAGCGCCATTTGGGTCTGACGGTCGCGAGTGAGGTGGTAGATGCGATGGAACGGCTGGATGCCGCTGCGGATGCATTGGCGGAAACCCCATTGGGTCAGATGACTCTGGACGATTTGCAGCGCTGGTCTGTGGACTTCGCCGCTTTGGAGGTTGCGCCAGGAGCCCGGGCGACAGAGCGTTCTGCTTCGTGTCCCCCGCCTGCTGTGCAGGCTCCTCCTTTACCTGCGCAGAACGCCCTGCCGCCCGGACTCCTTCCTTTGCGTGGTACGACGATTGCTATCGCTCGCGACGCTGCGTTTTGCTTTATTTACGCTGCGAATCTGGATACGCTGCGTGCGCTGGGTGCCGAGCTGGTGTTCTTTTCACCACTGGTGGACACGGCGCTGCCTGTGTGTGATGCGCTGTGGATTCCCGGCGGCTATCCTGAGCTGCATGCCCAGACGATTTCCGCCAACACCGCGCTGCGGGACAGCCTGGCCGCGCACATCGCCGCGGGTAAACCAGTGTGGGCAGAGTGCGGCGGCATGATGGCTTTGTTTGACACACTGGTCACCGCCGATGGCCAGCGTTATGCGCAGTGGGGCCTGCTGCCCGGCGAAGTGACCATGCACAAGCGGCTGGCCGCGCTGGGCCCTCAGCAGTTGGCCCTGGACAGCGGCACGTTGCGTGGCCATACCTTCCATTACTCGACCACGGCGACACCGCTGCAAGCTGTCACGCGAACCTCTCGCCCCAATGCCGTCCCGACCCCAGACGTGGGTGAAGCCCTGTGGCAGCAAGGCGCCGTGCGCGCCAGCTACTTCCACGCCTGGTTCCCATCCTGCCCTGGCGCAGTGGTGGCGCTGTTTACCGCGTCGGTGGAGGTCACTGCATGA
- a CDS encoding ABC transporter substrate-binding protein — translation MTDLLHFSPGPQRIVCLTEETTEWLYLLGQEHRIVGISGYTVRPKRARDEKPRVSAFLSAKIEKIMELQPDCVLGFSDLQADIAAELVKRGVQVTIFNQRSVAEIFSMLFQLAAMVGEAEQGAQRITQMQADLRTMQAAVAAKVTAGARRPKVFFEEWDTPHISAIRWVSELVGIAGGDDCFPELATQSLGKNRIIADGAEIVLRNPDIILGSWCGKKFRPENVAAREGWGVVNAVRHKQLFEIKSPDILQPGPAALTDGVQKMHQIILQWMDADQSGAFQP, via the coding sequence ATGACGGACCTGTTGCACTTCAGCCCCGGCCCGCAGCGCATCGTCTGTCTGACGGAAGAGACCACCGAGTGGTTGTACCTGCTGGGCCAGGAGCACCGCATCGTGGGTATCTCCGGCTACACCGTGCGGCCCAAGCGTGCGCGCGATGAGAAGCCGCGGGTCAGCGCTTTCCTGAGTGCCAAGATCGAGAAGATCATGGAACTGCAGCCCGACTGCGTGCTAGGTTTTTCCGACCTGCAGGCCGACATTGCGGCAGAGCTGGTCAAGCGCGGCGTGCAAGTCACTATCTTCAACCAGCGCAGCGTGGCCGAGATTTTTTCCATGCTGTTCCAGCTCGCCGCCATGGTGGGTGAGGCAGAGCAGGGCGCGCAGCGCATCACGCAGATGCAGGCTGATCTGCGCACCATGCAGGCGGCGGTGGCGGCCAAAGTAACCGCCGGTGCGCGCCGCCCCAAGGTGTTTTTTGAAGAGTGGGACACGCCACACATCAGCGCGATCCGCTGGGTGTCGGAACTAGTTGGCATTGCAGGCGGGGACGATTGCTTCCCCGAGCTGGCGACGCAGTCTCTGGGCAAAAATCGCATCATTGCCGATGGCGCCGAGATCGTGCTCCGCAACCCCGACATCATTCTGGGGTCCTGGTGCGGCAAGAAATTTCGGCCAGAGAACGTGGCGGCGCGGGAAGGTTGGGGCGTGGTGAACGCCGTGCGCCACAAGCAGTTGTTTGAAATCAAGTCGCCCGACATCCTGCAGCCCGGCCCGGCGGCTCTGACCGATGGTGTGCAAAAAATGCACCAGATCATCCTGCAGTGGATGGATGCAGACCAGTCGGGAGCCTTCCAGCCATGA